A stretch of the Actinomyces faecalis genome encodes the following:
- a CDS encoding ABC transporter ATP-binding protein: MLQISHLSKRFGSLQALDEMSFHVGDDELVGFVGANGAGKSTTMRIAMGVLEADSGTVTWDGRPVDADLRRRIGYMPEERGLYPKMKVAAQLTYLARLHGVSKARAQEAALEWTQRLGIETRRGDEVQKLSLGNQQRVQLAAALVADPALLILDEPFSGLDPVAVDVMSQVLRERADAGVPTLFSSHQLDVVERLCDRIVIIRSGRLVADGTIDQLAATAAPRWRVVVDDGAAAAGTPDATSQTTLSPHFPALAGLPQVEVSRDSRGRLVVTASGQDEQELLAATRPLGTVRELGPVRKPLTEIFREALTAPADDTDDTQEAQA, translated from the coding sequence GTGCTCCAGATCTCTCACCTGTCCAAACGCTTCGGGTCGCTGCAGGCCCTGGACGAGATGTCCTTCCACGTCGGCGACGACGAGCTGGTCGGCTTCGTCGGAGCCAACGGCGCCGGCAAGTCGACCACGATGCGCATCGCCATGGGGGTGCTGGAGGCCGACTCGGGCACCGTGACCTGGGACGGGCGGCCGGTGGACGCCGACCTGCGCCGCCGCATCGGCTACATGCCGGAGGAACGCGGCCTCTACCCCAAGATGAAGGTCGCGGCCCAGCTGACCTACCTTGCTCGTCTGCACGGCGTGAGCAAGGCCCGCGCGCAGGAGGCTGCCCTGGAGTGGACGCAGCGCCTGGGTATCGAGACCCGGCGCGGCGACGAGGTCCAGAAGCTCTCCCTCGGTAACCAGCAGCGTGTCCAGCTGGCTGCCGCCCTCGTGGCCGACCCGGCCCTGCTCATCCTGGACGAGCCCTTCTCAGGGCTCGACCCGGTGGCCGTGGACGTCATGAGCCAGGTCCTGCGCGAGCGGGCCGACGCCGGGGTCCCGACTCTCTTCTCCTCCCACCAGCTCGACGTCGTCGAGAGGCTGTGCGACCGGATCGTCATCATCCGCTCCGGGCGCCTTGTCGCGGACGGCACGATCGATCAGCTCGCTGCCACCGCCGCCCCGCGCTGGCGGGTCGTCGTCGACGACGGCGCCGCGGCCGCCGGGACACCGGATGCCACCAGCCAGACGACGCTGAGCCCCCACTTCCCCGCCCTGGCCGGCCTGCCGCAGGTCGAGGTCAGCCGGGACTCCCGCGGCCGCCTCGTCGTCACCGCGTCCGGCCAGGACGAGCAGGAGCTGCTGGCTGCGACCCGCCCCCTCGGCACCGTGCGCGAGCTGGGACCGGTGCGCAAGCCCCTGACCGAGATCTTCCGCGAGGCACTGACCGCTCCGGCTGACGACACCGACGACACCCAGGAGGCCCAGGCATGA
- a CDS encoding ABC transporter permease, producing MSTEPTRTSHPVPATGHQPSADSQVSAWAEIRLVAGHELRTQLLKKSAIISQVIMMVLVVAGIVAYGYFSGGQDEPYRLGVVGAEAQHVQALETEADGVLATSAGRSVQVVDLGGQDVSAALAEDGPEGALHVDMVLDLSGSQPQLVVREQANDAVVAALTSLFQRQALAEQVSLLGGDPASVSQAMTDAVPTPTVLDPPDPRPADSGVRYAALMIVNILLFIVIMGGGQVIAMGVVEEKSSRIVEILLACVRPTSLLAGKVIGTGLAVISSYALIAVVAAVTASGMDVLPDTNLRLDSVVAAMLVWMVVGFATFAILFGAAGALVSRQEDMGNVTMPIMMLAMVPYMMSFFMVGSPQAAVWKVLAYIPPFSPFLMPARLTFGYSSWGEQAVALAIALVALPLLVKVAARVYTRAVTRMGARVPLKEVLGRRAA from the coding sequence ATGAGCACCGAGCCCACACGTACCTCCCACCCGGTTCCAGCGACAGGACACCAGCCATCTGCTGACTCCCAGGTCTCCGCCTGGGCCGAGATCCGACTCGTGGCCGGGCACGAGCTACGCACCCAGCTGCTCAAGAAGTCGGCGATCATCTCCCAGGTCATCATGATGGTGCTGGTCGTGGCCGGCATCGTCGCCTACGGCTACTTCTCTGGCGGGCAGGACGAGCCCTATCGGCTAGGCGTGGTCGGAGCCGAGGCCCAGCACGTTCAGGCCCTGGAGACGGAGGCAGATGGCGTCCTGGCCACCTCGGCCGGCCGCAGTGTGCAGGTGGTGGACCTGGGTGGTCAGGACGTGTCCGCCGCCCTGGCTGAGGACGGCCCCGAGGGCGCCCTCCACGTTGACATGGTCCTTGACCTGTCCGGTTCCCAGCCACAGCTGGTTGTCCGCGAGCAGGCGAACGACGCCGTCGTCGCCGCCCTGACTTCCCTGTTCCAGCGCCAGGCCCTGGCCGAGCAGGTCTCGCTCCTAGGCGGGGACCCGGCCTCGGTGAGCCAGGCCATGACGGACGCTGTGCCCACGCCCACCGTCCTGGACCCGCCCGACCCCCGGCCTGCGGACTCCGGGGTTCGCTACGCGGCCCTCATGATCGTCAACATCCTGCTGTTCATTGTCATCATGGGCGGAGGCCAGGTCATCGCCATGGGGGTGGTGGAAGAGAAGTCCAGCCGCATCGTCGAGATCCTGCTGGCCTGCGTGCGCCCCACCTCCTTGCTGGCGGGCAAGGTCATTGGCACGGGCCTGGCGGTCATCTCCTCCTACGCGCTCATCGCCGTCGTGGCCGCGGTGACGGCCAGCGGCATGGACGTCCTGCCCGACACGAACCTGCGCCTGGACTCCGTGGTGGCGGCGATGCTGGTGTGGATGGTGGTCGGTTTCGCCACCTTCGCGATCCTCTTTGGGGCAGCAGGCGCACTGGTCAGCCGCCAGGAGGACATGGGCAACGTCACCATGCCGATCATGATGCTGGCGATGGTGCCCTACATGATGTCCTTCTTCATGGTCGGCTCCCCACAGGCGGCCGTGTGGAAGGTGCTGGCCTACATCCCGCCCTTCTCTCCCTTCCTCATGCCGGCACGCCTGACCTTCGGCTACTCCTCCTGGGGTGAGCAGGCCGTGGCTCTTGCCATCGCCCTGGTGGCGCTGCCGCTGCTGGTCAAGGTCGCCGCCCGTGTCTACACCCGGGCCGTGACCAGGATGGGGGCACGTGTACCGCTCAAGGAGGTCCTGGGGCGCCGGGCCGCCTAG
- the ndk gene encoding nucleoside-diphosphate kinase: MADAPGRILILIKPDAVQRHLTGEILRRIDAKGYDLIALRREIATPEILRRHYAEHVDKPFYPSIVEYMTSGPLVAVVARGHRVVEGLRSLIGPTDPTTAPPGTIRGDLGRDWGTEAIENLIHGSDSDESAEREIAIWFPELAE, encoded by the coding sequence ATGGCTGACGCCCCGGGCCGAATTCTCATCCTCATCAAGCCTGACGCGGTCCAGCGTCACCTCACTGGCGAGATCCTGCGCCGCATCGACGCCAAGGGCTACGACCTGATCGCGCTGCGCCGTGAGATCGCCACCCCTGAGATCCTCCGGCGCCACTACGCCGAGCACGTGGACAAGCCCTTCTACCCCTCGATCGTGGAGTACATGACCTCCGGCCCGCTCGTGGCCGTGGTGGCTCGCGGGCACCGCGTGGTGGAGGGGCTGCGCTCTCTCATCGGCCCGACCGACCCGACGACGGCGCCGCCCGGGACGATCCGTGGCGACCTCGGGCGTGACTGGGGGACTGAGGCGATCGAGAACCTCATCCACGGCTCGGACTCGGACGAGTCCGCCGAGCGCGAGATCGCGATCTGGTTCCCTGAGCTGGCTGAGTGA
- the dhaL gene encoding dihydroxyacetone kinase subunit DhaL encodes MSLDAAWAAQWVRRTAAVVSEHRDELTALDTAIGDGDHGTNLERGYAAAVARLDEAVASGQDPQTPGAVLQLVASSLITTVGGAAGPLLGTAMLRASHTMEQTQADELQVVRMLQAAADAVRLRGRAEAGDKTMLDAWQPAAAAAQAAAERGGDVVEVLQAAAAAAHEGARQTLPLKARKGRASFLGERSRGHLDPGACSTALIIQAAADAALAASDQAH; translated from the coding sequence ATGAGCCTCGACGCCGCCTGGGCAGCCCAGTGGGTGCGCCGTACCGCGGCCGTAGTGAGTGAGCACCGTGACGAGCTCACCGCTCTGGACACAGCCATCGGTGACGGTGACCACGGGACGAACCTGGAGCGTGGGTACGCAGCAGCCGTCGCGCGTCTGGATGAGGCCGTCGCCTCCGGACAGGACCCCCAGACGCCCGGTGCCGTCCTCCAGCTCGTGGCCTCCTCCCTCATCACGACGGTGGGCGGAGCAGCGGGTCCGCTGCTGGGCACGGCGATGCTGCGCGCCTCCCACACGATGGAGCAGACCCAGGCTGACGAGCTCCAGGTCGTGCGGATGCTGCAGGCCGCGGCCGACGCCGTGAGGCTGCGCGGCCGCGCCGAGGCAGGGGACAAGACCATGCTGGACGCCTGGCAGCCGGCCGCTGCGGCGGCTCAGGCGGCTGCCGAGCGTGGCGGGGACGTCGTCGAGGTTCTCCAGGCGGCGGCGGCAGCAGCCCATGAAGGAGCGCGTCAGACCCTTCCGCTCAAGGCGCGCAAGGGTCGCGCCTCCTTCCTGGGGGAGCGCTCGCGCGGTCACCTGGACCCCGGTGCCTGCTCGACGGCGCTGATCATCCAGGCGGCGGCTGACGCCGCGCTGGCCGCCTCTGACCAGGCTCACTGA
- a CDS encoding bifunctional folylpolyglutamate synthase/dihydrofolate synthase yields MSTTHDDVVDRPDEGTGRPDGPASEHPGAAFGIPQGASGEEVVDAVFGDGVRRAGLDALREELAAQASGRIAGIEGIDPGLMPYLDAVQEDGGALVGPDGSLSLAEVREAGVSQAEREAAQEEEDLEALRELVARNMLAGAGTTGLEQLDALLAEVDEDSSDDWDEWEPVLPDSPRDVSEELADEIAEHQAGLRAAAQAVEVSARMREVEAEILSRAPEHKVQPSLERVEAVLDIIGHPERTYTVVHVTGTNGKTSTARMTERLLAATGMRTGRFTSPHLATIRERISLDGEPISEEGFIAAWEDVAPYVAMVDERSQASGGPRMSFFEVLTVMALAVFADHPVDVAVIEVGMGGTWDSTNVVDSAVEVITPIGRDHQAWLGDTIEEIASNKAGIIKDGATLVTAVQPSEAEEVIAAAAAEHGVVRRRELGQDEDPADPGAGVLQVVDRTLAVGGQMVTLRTAAATYEDVFIPLHGEYQAHNALLALAAAEAVFAGRALPAAIVQDGFASATSPGRLEVLRSSPTVIVDAGHNPHGVAALVPAVQEAFGFQHLVAVVGAMADKDVEGILSVLEPATDAVVVVPMDSPRAMDVEDLAEVAREVYGRDRVIVAEDLETGVEQAVSVSEGFDAPMAASGVLIVGSVVLVAQARALFRRA; encoded by the coding sequence ATGTCCACCACGCACGACGACGTCGTCGACCGTCCCGACGAGGGCACCGGCCGGCCGGACGGTCCTGCTTCCGAGCACCCGGGGGCCGCCTTCGGTATCCCGCAGGGGGCCAGCGGGGAGGAGGTCGTGGACGCCGTCTTCGGCGACGGCGTGCGTCGCGCAGGGCTCGACGCCCTGCGCGAGGAGCTGGCGGCGCAGGCCTCTGGCCGTATCGCGGGCATCGAGGGGATCGACCCCGGGCTCATGCCCTACCTGGACGCCGTGCAGGAGGACGGGGGGGCCCTGGTCGGCCCCGACGGGTCCCTGTCCCTGGCCGAGGTACGCGAGGCGGGCGTCTCCCAGGCCGAGCGTGAGGCCGCCCAGGAGGAAGAGGACCTGGAGGCGCTGCGCGAGCTCGTGGCGCGCAACATGCTCGCAGGCGCGGGGACGACGGGCCTGGAGCAGCTCGACGCCCTGCTGGCTGAGGTCGACGAGGACTCCTCGGACGACTGGGACGAGTGGGAGCCGGTGCTGCCTGACTCCCCGCGTGACGTGAGCGAGGAGCTGGCTGACGAGATCGCCGAGCACCAGGCGGGTCTCCGGGCGGCGGCCCAGGCTGTCGAGGTCTCGGCGCGTATGCGTGAGGTCGAGGCCGAGATCCTCTCGCGCGCTCCCGAGCACAAGGTCCAGCCCTCCCTGGAGCGTGTCGAGGCGGTGCTCGACATCATCGGACACCCCGAGCGCACCTATACGGTGGTTCACGTCACCGGGACCAACGGCAAGACCTCGACGGCGCGTATGACCGAGCGTCTGCTGGCAGCCACCGGGATGCGTACCGGGCGCTTCACCAGCCCTCACCTGGCCACGATCCGTGAGCGCATCAGCCTGGACGGCGAGCCCATCAGTGAGGAGGGCTTCATCGCCGCGTGGGAGGACGTGGCTCCGTACGTCGCGATGGTGGACGAGCGCTCACAGGCCAGCGGCGGCCCTCGTATGTCCTTCTTCGAGGTCCTGACCGTCATGGCTCTGGCCGTCTTCGCCGACCATCCGGTGGACGTGGCCGTGATCGAGGTCGGTATGGGAGGCACCTGGGACTCGACCAACGTGGTGGACTCCGCCGTGGAGGTCATCACCCCCATCGGTCGCGACCACCAGGCCTGGCTCGGGGACACCATCGAGGAGATCGCCTCCAACAAGGCCGGCATCATCAAGGACGGCGCTACCCTCGTCACCGCCGTCCAGCCCAGTGAGGCTGAGGAGGTCATCGCCGCCGCGGCCGCTGAGCACGGCGTGGTACGGAGGCGTGAGCTGGGCCAGGACGAGGACCCGGCAGACCCCGGAGCCGGGGTGCTGCAGGTCGTGGACCGCACCCTGGCCGTGGGCGGTCAGATGGTGACCCTCAGAACGGCGGCTGCCACCTACGAGGACGTCTTCATCCCCCTGCACGGGGAGTACCAGGCCCACAACGCCCTGCTGGCCCTGGCCGCGGCGGAGGCGGTCTTCGCCGGACGCGCGCTCCCGGCCGCGATCGTCCAGGACGGCTTCGCCTCGGCCACCTCTCCCGGGCGCCTGGAGGTGCTGCGCTCCTCGCCGACGGTCATCGTCGACGCCGGGCACAACCCCCACGGCGTGGCGGCCCTGGTGCCGGCCGTTCAGGAGGCCTTCGGCTTCCAGCACCTGGTCGCCGTCGTCGGCGCGATGGCGGACAAGGACGTGGAGGGGATCCTGTCGGTCCTGGAGCCGGCGACGGACGCCGTCGTGGTGGTGCCCATGGACTCCCCGCGTGCCATGGACGTGGAGGACCTGGCCGAGGTGGCCAGAGAGGTCTACGGCCGCGACCGCGTGATCGTGGCGGAGGACCTGGAGACCGGGGTCGAGCAGGCCGTCTCCGTCTCCGAGGGCTTTGACGCTCCCATGGCGGCCTCGGGCGTGCTCATCGTGGGCTCGGTGGTGCTGGTGGCGCAGGCGCGTGCCCTGTTCCGCAGGGCCTGA
- a CDS encoding HAD-IIA family hydrolase has translation MDTSTAPLTDLPPVGAWLSDMDGVLVREHRALPGAQEFLDALKERGLPFLVLTNNSIFTNRDLSARLERSGLEIPEDRIWTSANATAAFLSQQSPRSSAFVIGEAGLTTALHNAGYIMTEQDPEYVVLGETRNYSFNALTHAIRLIEHGAKFIATNPDVTGPSDEGTLPATGSVAAMIKAATGRSPYFVGKPNPVMIRAGLNAIGAHSTTAAMVGDRMDTDVRAGVEAGLRTYLVLSGSTSREQVSLYPFRPYAIHDGIGDLVAHVEAVDELIS, from the coding sequence ATGGACACCAGCACCGCTCCCCTGACCGACCTTCCCCCCGTCGGGGCGTGGCTGAGCGACATGGACGGCGTGCTCGTACGGGAGCACCGCGCCCTTCCCGGGGCCCAGGAGTTCCTCGACGCGCTCAAGGAGCGGGGCCTGCCCTTCCTGGTGCTGACCAACAACTCGATCTTCACCAACCGCGACCTGTCCGCACGTCTGGAGCGCTCAGGCCTGGAGATCCCCGAGGACCGGATCTGGACCTCGGCCAACGCCACAGCGGCCTTCCTCTCCCAGCAGTCGCCCCGCTCCTCCGCCTTCGTCATCGGTGAGGCCGGCCTGACCACCGCCCTGCACAACGCGGGCTACATCATGACGGAGCAGGACCCGGAGTACGTGGTCCTGGGCGAGACCAGGAACTACTCCTTCAACGCGCTGACCCACGCCATCCGCCTCATCGAGCACGGCGCGAAGTTCATCGCCACCAACCCTGACGTCACCGGGCCCTCCGACGAGGGCACGCTGCCGGCCACCGGGAGCGTGGCAGCGATGATCAAGGCCGCCACCGGCCGCTCACCCTACTTCGTGGGCAAGCCGAACCCGGTCATGATCCGTGCAGGACTCAACGCCATCGGCGCCCACTCCACCACCGCCGCCATGGTCGGTGACCGTATGGACACTGACGTGCGTGCCGGTGTCGAGGCAGGCCTGCGCACCTACCTGGTCCTGTCCGGCTCGACCTCACGTGAGCAGGTCTCTCTCTACCCCTTCCGTCCCTACGCCATCCACGACGGCATCGGCGACCTCGTCGCCCACGTCGAGGCGGTGGACGAGCTCATCAGCTGA
- the ileS gene encoding isoleucine--tRNA ligase: MAETQPTARTGQSFHPAGYPLHREGAGVASSPSFPALEEEVLAYWKQDGTFKESVSFRPAYDDNGHSNEFVFYDGPPFANGLPHYGHLLTGYVKDAVGRFQTQMGRRVERRFGWDTHGLPAELEAQRELGIDDVSEITRPGGIGIKAFNEACRSSVLRYTREWEDYVTRQARWVDFEGDYKTLNPDYMESVIWAFKTLYDKGLAYQGYRVLPYCWHDRTPLSNHELKMDDDVYQDRQDNTVTVGLRLEEPLREGATAPELALIWTTTPWTLPSNEAVAAGPDIDYVIVHVAEDLDSPVAGQDVVLGEARLGAYAKELGEDPQVLARLKGSELVGRRYHPIFDYYDDAEHRAEGAAPGPRGWTIISGDYVTTDDGTGLVHIAPAFGEDDMLVCQEAGIAPVLPVDDGGCFTSEVHDYQGLQVFEANKPITVDLRDASGPMARREEAKRAVLVQQKSYVHSYPHCWRCRKPLIYKAVSSWFVAVTRFRDRMVELNQQITWTPSHIKDGIFGNWLAGARDWSISRNRFWGAPIPVWESDDPAYPRRDVYGSFAELERDFGVKVTDLHRPAIDELVRPNPDDPTGRSMMRRIPDVMDCWFESGSMPYAQVHYPFENVDWFESHNPGDFIVEYIGQTRGWFYTLHVLATALFDRPAFTSVVSHGILLGQDGQKMSKSLRNYPDVSMVFDRDGADAMRWFLLSSPVVRGGNLAVTDQAIRDTVRQVLLPLWNAWYFFALYAGKADGGRGYVSGGLDLQDPTLFGPRGSLAVMDRYVLARVKDLADTVRTQMSAYDVTGATASVREFIDVLTNWYLRTSRSRFSDADEQVWRPAFDTLATVLRVLTEVMAPLTPLVSEEIWRGVTGGRSVHLTDWPVLPAHVADQALVSAMDEARDAVSAALSLRKAEKLRVRQPLRTLTIATSEPAGLAPFRSLIAEEVNVKEVRVVDAADAGYHVEQVLTLNPRAFSPEVRRLTSRLFAAVKAGEWTLTQDGDVRFDAVVLDGVPVVLEAEDSAFTLANRIDVEDDSLSATMLGSGAFIVLDTALDEQLEAEGWARDLIRLVQDERKAADLEIGAPARLTLTVPADKDAWTGAHLDLIRTETSCVAIDVVTGPEGSQPTAQVATA; encoded by the coding sequence ATGGCCGAGACCCAGCCCACCGCCCGTACCGGGCAGTCCTTCCACCCCGCCGGCTACCCCCTGCACCGCGAGGGGGCAGGCGTGGCCTCCTCTCCCTCCTTCCCGGCGCTGGAGGAGGAGGTCCTGGCCTACTGGAAGCAGGACGGCACCTTCAAGGAGTCTGTCAGCTTCCGTCCCGCCTACGACGACAACGGCCACTCCAACGAGTTCGTCTTCTACGACGGACCGCCCTTCGCCAACGGGCTGCCCCACTACGGCCACCTGCTGACCGGCTACGTCAAGGACGCCGTCGGCCGCTTCCAGACCCAGATGGGCAGGCGAGTGGAGCGCCGCTTCGGCTGGGACACCCACGGCCTGCCCGCCGAGCTGGAGGCCCAGCGCGAGCTCGGCATCGACGACGTCTCGGAGATCACCCGCCCCGGCGGCATCGGGATCAAGGCCTTCAACGAGGCCTGCCGCTCCTCCGTGCTGCGCTACACCCGCGAGTGGGAGGACTACGTCACCCGCCAGGCGCGCTGGGTCGACTTTGAGGGCGACTACAAGACCCTCAACCCCGACTACATGGAGTCGGTCATCTGGGCATTCAAGACCCTCTACGACAAGGGCCTGGCCTACCAGGGCTACCGCGTCCTGCCCTACTGCTGGCACGACCGCACTCCCTTGAGCAACCACGAGCTCAAGATGGACGACGACGTCTACCAGGACCGCCAGGACAACACGGTCACGGTGGGCCTGCGCCTGGAGGAGCCGCTGCGCGAGGGCGCGACGGCTCCCGAGCTCGCCCTGATCTGGACGACGACGCCGTGGACCCTGCCCTCGAACGAGGCTGTGGCCGCTGGCCCGGACATCGACTACGTCATCGTCCACGTCGCTGAGGACCTCGACTCCCCGGTGGCCGGGCAGGACGTGGTGCTCGGCGAGGCGCGGCTGGGTGCCTACGCCAAGGAGCTGGGGGAGGATCCCCAGGTCCTCGCACGCCTCAAGGGCAGCGAGCTGGTGGGGCGGCGCTACCACCCGATCTTCGACTACTACGACGACGCCGAGCACCGCGCCGAGGGGGCGGCCCCCGGCCCCAGGGGCTGGACGATCATCTCCGGCGACTACGTCACCACTGACGACGGTACCGGCCTGGTCCACATCGCCCCGGCCTTCGGTGAGGACGACATGCTCGTGTGCCAGGAGGCCGGGATCGCTCCTGTCCTGCCGGTAGATGACGGCGGCTGCTTCACCTCCGAGGTCCACGACTACCAGGGTCTGCAGGTCTTCGAGGCCAACAAGCCGATCACGGTGGACCTGCGTGACGCCTCGGGGCCCATGGCCCGGCGTGAGGAGGCCAAGCGTGCGGTCCTGGTCCAGCAGAAGAGCTACGTCCACAGCTACCCGCACTGCTGGCGCTGCCGCAAGCCGCTGATCTACAAGGCCGTGTCCTCCTGGTTCGTGGCCGTGACCAGGTTCCGCGACCGCATGGTCGAGCTCAACCAGCAGATCACCTGGACCCCGTCCCACATCAAGGACGGCATCTTCGGCAACTGGCTGGCGGGAGCACGCGACTGGTCGATCTCGCGCAACCGCTTCTGGGGCGCCCCGATCCCCGTGTGGGAGTCCGACGACCCGGCCTACCCGCGCCGCGACGTCTACGGCTCCTTCGCCGAGCTCGAGCGTGACTTCGGCGTCAAGGTCACGGACCTGCACCGTCCGGCCATCGACGAGCTGGTGCGTCCCAACCCGGACGACCCGACCGGCAGGTCGATGATGCGTCGCATCCCTGACGTCATGGACTGCTGGTTCGAGTCCGGCTCAATGCCCTACGCCCAGGTGCACTACCCCTTCGAGAACGTCGACTGGTTCGAGTCCCACAACCCCGGTGACTTCATCGTGGAGTACATCGGCCAGACCCGCGGGTGGTTCTACACCCTCCACGTCCTGGCTACCGCGCTGTTCGACCGTCCGGCCTTCACCTCCGTGGTCTCCCACGGCATCCTGCTGGGCCAGGACGGGCAGAAGATGAGCAAGTCCCTGCGCAACTACCCCGACGTCTCCATGGTCTTCGACCGTGACGGCGCCGACGCCATGCGCTGGTTCCTGCTGTCCAGCCCCGTGGTCCGTGGTGGCAACCTCGCGGTGACGGACCAGGCGATCCGTGACACGGTGCGCCAGGTGCTGCTGCCGCTGTGGAACGCCTGGTACTTCTTCGCCCTCTACGCCGGCAAGGCTGATGGGGGCCGGGGCTACGTCAGCGGCGGCCTGGATCTTCAGGACCCCACCCTGTTCGGCCCGCGCGGGAGCCTGGCCGTCATGGACCGCTACGTGCTGGCACGGGTCAAGGACCTGGCGGACACGGTGCGCACCCAGATGAGCGCCTACGACGTCACCGGGGCCACGGCCAGCGTGCGCGAGTTCATCGACGTGCTGACCAACTGGTACCTGCGTACCTCCCGCTCACGCTTCTCTGACGCTGACGAGCAGGTCTGGCGCCCGGCCTTTGACACCCTGGCCACGGTGCTGCGGGTGCTCACCGAGGTCATGGCGCCGCTGACGCCGCTGGTGAGCGAGGAGATCTGGCGCGGGGTGACCGGTGGACGCTCGGTGCACCTGACCGACTGGCCCGTCCTGCCCGCCCACGTGGCTGACCAGGCGCTGGTGTCCGCCATGGACGAGGCGCGTGACGCCGTCTCGGCGGCGCTGAGCCTGCGCAAGGCCGAGAAGCTGCGCGTACGCCAGCCGCTGCGCACCCTGACTATCGCCACCTCCGAGCCTGCGGGCCTGGCGCCCTTCCGCTCGCTCATCGCTGAGGAGGTCAACGTCAAGGAGGTGCGCGTCGTGGACGCGGCCGACGCCGGCTACCACGTCGAGCAGGTGCTGACCCTCAACCCGCGTGCCTTCTCCCCTGAGGTCCGCAGGCTCACCTCCAGGCTCTTCGCTGCCGTCAAGGCGGGGGAGTGGACGCTGACCCAGGACGGGGACGTGCGTTTCGACGCCGTGGTTCTTGACGGGGTCCCGGTGGTGCTGGAGGCCGAGGACTCGGCCTTCACCCTCGCCAACCGGATCGACGTCGAGGACGACTCGCTGTCGGCCACGATGCTCGGCTCGGGCGCCTTCATCGTCCTGGACACTGCCCTGGACGAGCAGCTGGAGGCGGAGGGCTGGGCACGTGACCTCATCCGCCTGGTCCAGGACGAGCGTAAGGCCGCCGACCTGGAGATCGGTGCGCCGGCTCGCCTGACACTGACCGTCCCCGCGGACAAGGACGCCTGGACCGGCGCCCATCTGGACCTCATCAGGACCGAGACCAGCTGTGTGGCCATCGACGTCGTCACCGGGCCCGAGGGCAGCCAGCCGACGGCGCAGGTCGCCACGGCCTGA
- a CDS encoding SDR family NAD(P)-dependent oxidoreductase: MSTTETTARTVSSASSTGARRALVTGASTGIGAATVRLLRSHGWEVVATARRAERLQALADETGCGWVAADLQKPDDVARLAREVLAGGAVDAVVNNAGGALGTDPVAEGKAEEWATMYERNVLGALAVTQAFLPGLRERGGDVLFLTSTAAHDTYPGGAGYVAAKHAERIIASTLRLELVGEPVRVIEVAPGMVATEEFSLNRFHGDKARAEAVYAGVEAPLSAQDVAECVVWTLERPSHVNIDSLIVRPRAQASNTVVARQEP; encoded by the coding sequence ATGAGCACCACAGAGACCACAGCACGCACCGTGTCCTCCGCCTCCTCCACTGGCGCCCGCCGCGCCCTCGTCACCGGCGCCTCCACCGGCATCGGGGCGGCGACGGTTCGCCTCCTGCGTTCCCACGGGTGGGAGGTCGTGGCTACCGCCCGGCGGGCCGAGCGGCTCCAGGCGCTGGCTGACGAGACCGGCTGCGGCTGGGTGGCGGCAGACCTGCAGAAGCCCGACGACGTCGCCCGCCTGGCGCGCGAGGTCCTGGCCGGGGGAGCGGTGGACGCCGTCGTCAACAACGCCGGCGGGGCCCTGGGAACCGACCCGGTGGCTGAGGGGAAGGCGGAGGAGTGGGCCACGATGTACGAGCGCAACGTGCTCGGCGCGCTCGCGGTGACCCAGGCCTTCCTCCCGGGCCTGCGTGAGCGTGGGGGAGACGTCTTGTTCCTCACCTCCACCGCCGCCCACGACACCTACCCCGGAGGAGCCGGGTACGTGGCGGCCAAGCACGCTGAGCGCATCATCGCCAGCACGCTGCGCCTGGAGCTGGTGGGCGAGCCGGTGCGCGTGATCGAGGTCGCCCCGGGCATGGTGGCCACCGAGGAGTTCTCCCTCAACCGTTTTCACGGTGACAAGGCCAGGGCGGAGGCGGTCTACGCCGGGGTCGAGGCGCCGTTGAGCGCCCAGGACGTGGCTGAGTGCGTAGTGTGGACCTTGGAGCGTCCGTCCCATGTCAACATCGATTCCCTCATCGTGCGCCCGCGCGCGCAGGCCTCCAACACGGTGGTGGCCCGCCAGGAGCCATGA